GCAGGCACGCGCACCACGCCATCACGCACACCGCCGCTCCTCTGAACAGCCACGTGAGCCCGAACCTCTGGACCACGAAGCCCCCAGCGAAGCTCCCCAGCCCGCTCCCCAGCTGTAGAGAGAGGGCTCCGTAGAGCCTCCTCACGCTCCTCTCGGCCCCCGGCGTGGCCACGTCCTCACACTGGAGCCCCACGGCCCACCAGAGGGCCCCGCTGCTGAAACAGCTCAGCACCTGAGCGGGCGCCGCGGCCCACGGGCCCCAGAGGAAGGAGAAGTAGATGCACTGCAACCCGAGACACGCGGCCCCGGCGGCGAGCACCCGTCCCGGGCTGAGGAGCTTGGACACTCGGCCGGCCAGCAGCGGGAAGGCGGCCTGCGAGAGCAAGGCGAGGGCCAGAGAGAGCCCCATGTGCAGCTCGCTGCTCCCGTGGTCCTGCATCTGCCACAGGAGGAAGTTGTCCACGGCGGAGCCCGCCACCCCGACCAGCAGGCAGGTGACTGCGCAGAGCTGAGCCCGAGGGGAGCCGTGCACCAGCCGGGCGGCTTTTAGGAGCCCGTTGGCCTTGTCTCGCTTCTTGTTCGGGAGAAGAGGGAGGTGGGCGGCCACGGGGAGGCACGCAGCTGCCAGGGCGGCGTAGCAGTAGAAATGAACCCCGCCCCTGGGTATCCCGCCGGCGGTGAGGCAGCTCAGCTGGCTGACCAGCAAGCCCGCTCCACCAACCCCGCACGCGGCCCCGAGCACACCCCACACCCCGGTGCTGCCGTAGCGGTCCGAGGCATCGGCGGAGTCCAGATACTCGTAGAGGCCGTCGTCCGCGGTCCACTCCAGAGGGGCCGCCGCGATCTCCCACACCGACACGATGATGAGCAGCAGGAAGAAGAGTTGATGCTGGGTGTCCATCACCTTCAGGCTGCCCAGGAAATCGAAACTCCTCTCAttttcctctgtcctcttttctcccagctgctcctctgaaatgacctttgacctcttgcTCCTCACTGGAGCTGCCGCAGAGGTGTTGGTCATTAAGGAGCTGTGGACCCTTGGTTCTCCAGCACTGTCGTTGACCACCGCCGAAGTAGTCTTTGTTGCCAGCTGAGGATGGGATATATCGTGATGATTGAGTGTGGTTGTAACATTGGAAAGCGTATTTGCAGTTGTAGTGACCACAGACTGGGAGACAGGAGCTAAGTTGATTGTGGTGTGGGGTCTAGCTGACGGTGCGGAGGGTGAAACGCTGCTCCAGAGCAGGTCACCGCCCAGACTTTGGGGCGGACCGCTACTCAGCTCGGACACGTTACAGCCGCCGGCCCGCGCGCCCACATCGGTCGTCGGGACGAGCAGCAGGACCAGGGCCGCCGCCGCAGAGCACACGAGAGAGCCGTGCATCACCACGCGCCTCTTGTCGTAGTGTTTGGAGAGCAGGCTCGCCACGGGGGTCCACGCCAGCGATAGGAGGTGCCTTGTGCCCACGACCATGCCCGTCATCGCGGGGGTCAGACCCAGCTGTCGGAAGTACAGGGTGAGGAAGGGGAGCAGGCAGGCTCTCGCGCAGGAGAACAGGAAGTTGAAGGCGCCGGCCAGCGCGAGGGCTCGCCTGATGTCGATCTGCTTGGTCCTCTTCATGGTGGGAAGTTCACGGTCTCTCTTCACAGGGAGCACCAGGTGGGTTTAAactgggagacagagagacgggaATACTACGGTTAACACAGCACAACAGGCACATTAGAGTAATCAATACTTGTCCTTAAATTAAACTTATTTATCATCAATAATAAAAGGTTCTTACAAGGgctacaacttttttttttaaatcatcaataaacttgctgattatttttcatttagtcGATCAGTCTATGAAATGTTGGAAAAAGTGGTCCCCCCAACTTCCCGGATGCCAAGgtgatgcattcaaatgttaaaaacaaaaatatttaattcacaaCTCTGATGAAAAAGATAAGCAGCAAAAGACACTAGAAACTGAGAATGTTTGGCACTTTTTCgctatttttgcttgaaaaagaACTTTCTACActtagaaagtaaaaaaaaaaataaaaaaaaatgcaagagcCAGATGAACAGAgccaaataataacagaaaaaacTAGTCCCAAAGCCCACACCATAGTCCTCCTTGTTCAGActatttttaaacacataatgAATTAATTAGATTTTGTGTATCAAATAACTTGTAGGCCATTTATGTAGCTATACATAAAATACATGAGCCTAATATATATGGACAGTATATACATAAGAGTTGTTatggtggtaaaaaaaaactacattaataaatgcatctttgtcaaatatgtataatattcagtgttttgtgTGACTCAAACTGCCACCTATCATagctttttcttaaaatgagTATTGCCATCAGATAAAACAAGGAACAAGGCGGATCTGTTAACACCTGAGGCGACATGGGACTTATCCCTGCAGGTGTGAGGATGTCCACGTCACCTCAGGTGTGTAagataaggaaaataaaatgaactgttAAACATTTACCTTTCTGACTTCTGTTAACGTTTTCTACGGGTCATCTTACACCTTGAACTCCTGCGTTAAGTCCACGATTtggtcttcttcttttttttgctctgaGCAGCAGACACCTGTTACCGTCTGGACGGTGAACGCACTCAACTGTGTGTAAGTTTACACCTGGAGAGCCGGTCCCGTGACTACAGCGCCCCCTGGCGGTACGGATGCCTCTGTGCaccgcagagagagagagagagagagaaaacactatccaagaacaaataataaagttCAACTGCTGGGCCCTgatctgaaatgtttttcattcaaTAGCAGATACATGTAACGTGCTGCTTTTCCAGGTGTGAGAGAAAAGAGCATGTCAATGTCAACGTCACCTGTgagaataaaagcttttattttcacacaggacacacattTAGTGAGAATAAAAGccacttttattttcacacaggacacacattTAGTTGATGAAAAGTTTATTTACCACGTTTTCAAATTCATCACTCATCATGAACTCACGTCCCCTGGTTTTCATCCTTACATGTGTTTCCCCATTTCAGATAGAGAACTTGTAACAGTAAATGTGTGATGTTAATGAACTCCGCAAATTCATTTCCCTATGAGCAGCattacaaaaacactttatattaaagcttcaaaacacacaatgcaACACATACATGACTTCCAATGATTTAAACAGTGGTGAATTAAGTATTGATATATATTActagagtaaaaagtacagaaGTGTAGCagcaaaatgttcttaaagtaTCAAAGGGCCCCATTCAGTGTTTcatataatgattattattttaaaaaattgatAACACAGAGGCATTTAAGTGTTGTCAAGATGATCATTTGAACAACTGTATATACTGTTGagtagtttagtttagtgtACCGTGTTTTAAAAAACGTATCATATGTTTTGGCCGGCTCAGCCggtgccatgttgagagccgtgtggaggcaacagatatgctctgaattttgtaTTGAGCACCTTTAAGGTTGTGTTTTGGTCTTGTTTTGTAACTAGTTACTATGATAAAAAGGCATTTCATTAAATAGAATACAAGAGCAATTTTAAGAAGTATACAAACATTAGATAAACCATCACTTTGTTACAGACACTTTGGTTGATCGAGCATTATTTACAGCAGTGAGCATTGTGGGCACACCTGAAGTAGACAGCTCTTGTCCCTCAGGGGGTCACACCAGTGAAGGTGTTGATTGGCAGGTACAGTACTTTGTCTAGATACTTGCTAAACAGCAGCTCTTGCTCGGACCTGGACCCGATGCTGCATCGTGGGTCCAAGCAGGGGGAAATTTCTACCCTGTAGAGGAATGACATTACATTGTATCACTTTCAATTTGCTTAATATGCACAGATAATGTAAAAAAGAAGTGCTGCGGTGTTGTAAATGACCTTTGAACGTCAGTGTATGTGCTGCGGGAGTCCTTGTCCAGACACACGGTGAGTGTTCGATGCTGCAGAGCACTGATGCTAATGTTCTGGGTTTGGATCGTCTATAATCAGAAAGAAAAGGTTTAGAAAGGTTTTCTGACAATAATACTATGTATTACTTCAAATAAAAGctgtaataatgaataaaaaaaactgaatttgacTAGAGTCCTAAGGAAAAATGAACAACTTCTCACTGTGTTGTTTCCTGGGTTCACACTGTGAAACTTGACAGAAAGGTGATCCTCGCCTACACAAAGTGACAAAGATTATTCATTGAATTACTtgcattgaaataaatgtgtcgGCTAAATATAAAAGTGAAAGGTTAACCTGATGTTACAGCTGCTGGCTGTGATGTAATCACCACGCCACACGTCATGGGCGCTTGTGCTTTTCTGACTTCTCGTTTGCTTAAAGAGATCTGTTGAGGATATGATATCCAGCTGTTAATGCAAATACTAAATAGAAAGTATTCATAGTGGCTAATGATAATTAGGAATGTACCTCTCTGTAACTGACTGAGATGACTGACCCAAAGACTTCCACTGTCGGCTTCTTTCGGCGTAGACTGGGCTCCTCTGTCAAAGACAACATCCCACTTTAAGcaacaataaatgtttgaaCAGTTATGATGGTAtctatacacacatacacacacagaaagagattCAGAAACATACTTGAGGACTTTTCTTTAAGGTGTCTGAACTCCGGGATGTCGACCTCCAGGTGGGACACAAACACCTTCTCCACCACATCACGGTCGGAGTAGGTCATCTAAAGACATACTGTAGTTAGTCAAACCAGGAAGTGCATGACCAGCATCAATGAAACATTGACACAATAAACAGCAACTACCAGAATCTGCACTACATGTCCAATATTGGAAAAGCTATTACAATTATTGTCCTCAAGCTACatcaatcattattatttattattaatttgtttggccactagagggcacctgaaaaaaagattaaagaaagACATTTCCATTTGTGTATCACCTTTTAAAGATGTGTATAGTCTTTTGTCATGTATCAAAAGAAACATTCAGTTGTCATGTTTCTATTCACCTGACAAATGCAAGtttaatattcactctccttttagctctgatttTGGGCTCCACCaaggaaaaacatttgtgtctgtagcagctagtcgctaacttaTTCTGTCTGGCATTTGATGCTGGCCCGTGAATGTTTTGAATTGTTCAGAGCTTTTTATGTCTTTGATAATGTGGCTTTTTCGCTGCTTCTGTTGACATTTGAAAACCCAATCTTACTCTGTGTCCTTTTACTGCAAGTGATTTTTAATCTATAGCCAACATGTGACAGCTGCACTGTACCTTAACTGAATACAGCGGCAGGTTAACTGGCTGCGTCCCACAGCGGAGGTAGTAACACAGGGAGTCCAGTAGGAAGACGTTTGGCTCCAGTGGCTCTCTGGGGTTAAACTGCTGCAGTAGAGAGACATCACAGAAGGAAGAAGGTATCAGATGAACTCCCATAAACTCGGTCTGCCTATTTGGGTTTACTGCTAATGTGAGCAAGGAAAAAGCTACGCCAAGATGTTGAAGATGCTAAATATTATAcctgcatgttagcatttagctaagcGCATCACTGTGCCTAAACAGACTtgttagcatggctgtagactgtATGGTTACCTTTCCTCCCAGTTTAGAGATCGCTGCTCCCAGACTGTTGATGTTGCTGTGGTACCATGTATCAACTTTTCCCAGTAAGGAGGCGAGAGACAATCTCCCTTCATTCTCACATTGGCTATTCTATGAGGAAAAACAAGTGTCATAAAGTCTTCTATATTTAAATCAGTCGGCCAGCAACGCTTTGAGTGACTCAGTGGGACTCACAGGGGAACTGACGGAGGGCGCCACATCAGTGACGGGGATGTAGTACAAACGCAGGTTCAGTGTCTTGGTCAAAATAAGAttctttgactctctctctctgtcgggAAATACGTGGAAAACATTCATGGAAAGCTTAGGTCACTCATTcacaaatgtgcacacacgATGCAAATGCAGAAAAGGTTAGAGGAGCATACACCATTTGGATGAGGGTATTCATAACAAACCAGCCACTCACCGAATGGAGTGATAAGCCCTGGTAAGTCTTCCGAGCACACGGTCGTCCCCTAGTACCACCACCCGCGCTGTGTGACGCCTGCTGTCTTCATTGAAAAGAAGAGAGCCTCCAGGAAACATTTCCTGTCTTTTGCTCATTAGGCTCAGTTTGCGTGCCGTCTTCATGGTCTTAAAGGCGTTTCTCCTTGTGAATGCTGGCACAGGATTTATGGATGCAGGCTGCGCTGTGTCATCAAAGTCACTCTCTTTAAGATCTCTCTCTATCCCACTGTCCTCGGACCGACCTGAATCCCTTTTgtgcttttcttcttcatcaaaAGTAGTTGAGGTAGACCCGCAACACATGGCGAAGTTTGCCAGTAGATCCCCTTTTTGGAAAAGatatatttactttacatttGTACTGCACCAGCTGATTCTTTTATTGACAGAAAGCAGaaacttttgtttgtctgtttgactCACATAGATCCTCTTCATCTCCCCACAAGAGGAAGTTGATCTCTGGATAGGGCATTGTAGTGCTGCTCGCAGAGCCGTGAGCTAGCTTGGTTCGTTCTGAGAAAACAGGGCGAAGGTTAACATTGCAACCCTGTCACGATCTTTGCTAATACCAATCTGTGCTCCAACAACAGAGCGCAGGATACACACCTTCTTTAGAGGCTGTCAGGATGTCTCTGTATATCTGTTGTAATCTGTTTAGATAGCTTGCACGACCACCTGCACCATGCTTCAAACTCTTCTCCACTGCTTGACCCACTTCCTGGAAAAACGTCTCCACCATATGTTCCTTGAGAGcctgaaaaatacaaaagatacatctgatttaaaaaaacaaaaacatgagaatTACTGATACAgataaatatatcatttatttatgtagttcAGTGGGAAACTTTCCCCCGTGCAAGCATTTATCAGCCAAAACCTACAGCCACACTAGCTGTGAGACTGCACAGGAGTGCTTTGACATCAATGCTAAAAATAGCATGGCAAAGTGCTCACAGCAACAATGCCAACATGCTAATGTTCAGCAGGTAAAATGGTTGCCATGATCactatcttagtttagcgtgaTAGCATGCTTTTTGGCATTACATTAGCTTTCTGCTTATTgtcactaaacacaaagtgcgACTGAGGCTGAATAAGTAATTGGATAACTAAAGCCAATAGGATCCATCCTCTGGAAACCATGAATGTGGGTACAAAAGTTGATGTAAATCGATCACTGAGATTTTGAGTTATTTATCAACATAAGTGAACACTTTGACATGCTGGTGGTGTAAGATGAAGTGTAAAGTAAGGGGATCACCATCGTTtttagggttcatcctctggagaccatTAATGTATGTACAAATTTAATGGCAGTTTGACCAAtggatgttgagatatttcagtctggaccaaagtggtgagCTGAACAATAAACTGACCAGCATTACCATCCCTACAGTGACACTTCTAGCATGGCTTGTTAATATCCTTCTTACTTTGACATAAATATCTTCATAAACTTGCTTACCTCCAGAGCCTGAGCCAGTCTGGAGCTTTGGCAGGTCGTCCCCAGTCCCGTTTGCAGCACATGTAGCATCACACTTTTCTCCATGGTTGACGTGTTCCTGAGAAAGCTGGACGCCTCCAAGTGTGTTCTCACTGCCGCTTCCAGTGGAGCAGAAAAAACAGCTGGGTCAGCAAGCACAAACACCCTGGAGGAAATCCGCAAACAGGGAAAGAACAGTTgtgatgaaaaaacatttattcagtgTTAAACTCAAACCATTTCTATACAAGTTAATTGTCATTCAAACTACTCACTTTTCCTGCAAGAAGAAATGCTCATTTTTCAAGTTTTGCTCTGCAGTGACTCTCCTGTGGTATAAGGAGCCTGTTGAGAGAAGGATTGGTCTGTCAAGAGTTTGTATTTTGCATTATACTTAATCAGATGTGTTAATATCTCAAGTTTAAATCTCAAACCCAGTGATTTTGACCAATATAACTAAATATGTGTTATCCTAATTTAGACACattattgtattaaaatgtgttaattattttCCTAAGGATTTGAATTAATtgaatttacagtttattttaccAATACttttaatgaacattatatatttcatcaatacatttttaaataatcgATAAAATCTGCCTTATATTTGATAAATCTATCCAACTCTACTGCAGAATGTACTCGAGATTTGCTTGCATCAATTAATTCTGCAGCATTGCTATATATCTCCAATATCAGAAAACTGTGGCAAGGATTTTCTTCTTATAGCCTCCATATGCTAAAAAAGATTTTAGTCATTATTTACGATGGTTAAATAAGACAAAACCACATCcaactttaaaatgttacattcatCTGTAGCTACATACCCATGTACTACCTAAAGTAACATCAATACCAACTGATAGCGTTTAACTTGTGTAACGTTAGCTGCTAGTTAATCTCCACAACATGCTAGCACAAGTAAAGTAACTTAAGATGGCGTTGAATAAAACAAGTTAGCTAAACATTGCTGAAGGTTACTCTTACAAAACCTGAGAGATAAAATCAGCTTTATTACTTGTGATATTAGACACATATCGTACATTTCACGTTTTAAACACAATATTACGCGTGACATGAACATCAATAAGCAGACAGCTTTGCAATGGTCAATGATAAGCTAACAATAATGCTAGCTTACTTAAGCTCTTATCTAATGAACTACGGAAGCAAACCTTTTGTAAAGATGTAGCTAACTTAAACTGTAATGTTGATATTATGAACAAATGTCATATGATAGTGCAACTTTTTAATAATGACCTATGAATTGATTGAATACCATATCATGGGACAGACCCGTTGATCCATGAACCCTCAAGCAGTAAGTTAATATATTGAACAGATTTTCAGGAATCTTCCATTAGGCGCGTAAGTAAAGATGTTGAAGTAGCGATGTCATTGGTCAGTGATTTAACTGATGTGTTGTCCAATGGTTTAGAGCAAGTAACGCATCATTCATAGACAGAATATGTGTCTGCTTGGTAGTAaccttcttataaacagtctatggtaataacacaacatttttgcCAACTATCAACACATTTGTATGAAGCCTTTGTAAATGTGTGCCTAGATGCATGATACCTGGTGTGGTCATTTCCATCTTGATGCTCCTCAGAGTACACAGGGCCACAGCAGAGTAAGGAGACGGTAATAACAGCAGTTTCATCAAGCACTCATACACTGTCTGGTAAACGCTGGTAGGAATCATGGCACCAGACTGGAAAGGTAAGTacagaaatatcaaaacattaaGACAGAAATGGTCTACTGTTATACTCGTTTTGTCTCAATCTGCATTTGTTTCCAACTGTAATAAGATCTCCACTGTTCAAGAGTTTCTATAAACACTAAATTGCTGCCAATTAGAGTCACACAGGCGTGTCTTACCTGCATAACCACATAGTAGAGAGTGTGCAGCACTGGAATGGTATGCGTGTAGGATCgtgttttattaaactgtatctGCTTGTACAGTTCTTTGACCAGAACTCTGATCAGTGAAACGCTGCAGGATGGATTGGCCTCTAGCTTCTTCTGAAGGCTCCATCGAATCAGTCctgcagagcagacagacagtagtTTTCTTTATATTGTAGGATATGTAGTGGATATGTAGTTTGCTGGTACTACTTTAGCTTCTAGGGGAGTGTAGTCCAGTGTTgataatttccctttttttcactatggttagcttagcttagaaaCCGCTAGCCAGACTCTGTCCgaaggtgacaaaaaaaaaaatcaggttaGCTGTTCCCccttgtttcctgtctttatgctaagctaagctaattggctgGTGAACATAcctttatatttactgtaaagaCATAGGATCATctaaataattatgtttttttaaaggtcatCCATATTATTGACTGAATTGAAACATATTTTGCTTTTAAGATACCTTTCTCCTGAGCACTTTGGCTGCTCAGTTCTTTTAGAAGAGCCTGGACGGTGTTGTACATGCTGGACTCCACAGTGGAGAGAGCCACACTAGCTAAAAAAATCAAGATCATAcatgttattgtttaattacCACATTTGACGACTCCAAATTTTAACCAGCTAAACCAGTTTGGCACCCAGTAATTTCGatggaaagaaaacacttaCTGGTAGGATCAACCATCTTCCTGCTCTTCAGATATTCCGGATAGGATTGATTTCAACAAGAGGAAACCCGcaaaatttaaagaaaatctgtCGTGTTCACTGTCAACAGATTTTAGTCTGTCAGGGCAAAGACTCGGTTGCATTTGTCCCTGAAAACTCGACAATGTTTGAATTTTATCTGCAGGtccaaaatatgacaaaaccTTAACATGTTAaagacagacagtagaaacaTCGGTGGATACATACTGAACTACAAAGACACTATGAGTCACACTGTCTGAAGTAATGCATTGTTTACCAGTGTAGCCTCTATCCGAGTGTTCTCGACCGCTGCTATCTTAGAGTGAAGTTATTAATGGCATGTGTTTATAGTGTGAGTGAGACAGGGTGTGTGTGACTCCTAGGAGGAAGTGTCTTAACCGTGAAAACAAAGCATAAACAGAAATGGCTGAAGTGTGATTTTATTGCAGTTGTGtgacatataaaaacacaatcaaacctATTTTGTacctatgtaaaaaaaaaaacaaaaaaaaaccaaaacagttttcatcactagcacttaaaaataaatagcttaATTTACcacacatatttttaaaaatatttgtcatCAAATGAACGTACACAGTAGTAATCTCCTCAGATTGACGTAAACCCTGATCGAGGagataagagaaaaaaattgtaGGAAGCTGGAAAACGTTCCTCTAAaccagtggttcttaaccttattagaggtactgaaccctgcgagcttcatcagtgcattcaccgaacccttcgtaattggaaaaataaaatatgatttcttcaaaacataggtatatattttattagtgcacaaaatgaaccatgcatcagttgcacacaaaaccactgtgtgcaaagaacaaaaccaacaaaacatgaatttcacacaaaaacgtaactcaatgaatgatttgcgatcaggtacgcaacttcgtacgatgctgtgaggatcggtttgtcgacaaacaaaacatgaatttcacacaaaaacagaactcagtgaatatttactgcaaatcaatgtgacttttgctgttgcctttcagatacaagttcagaaatgcgcggcttcaccttggcaagtgccactcatatcattttcgcagcaaagtctgttccttttcttagttttcatgtccaccatcctggaaaaggattgctcacaaagatatgttgtaacaaacggtgtgagtatctcaagggctttcttggcaatacgagagtatggtacgatttggtgacaccaaaacgttgagagcgttgttgttctgaagagttgctgttgaagctggctctgctgaagttcaatgatttcgtCGAGGCATTCATCATTGACATCTGCTGTCGCAACACTAAACGTGAACGGCTGTCTCACCCATGCTGGATATGACTGTGTG
This genomic window from Anoplopoma fimbria isolate UVic2021 breed Golden Eagle Sablefish chromosome 11, Afim_UVic_2022, whole genome shotgun sequence contains:
- the mfsd6l gene encoding major facilitator superfamily domain-containing protein 6-like, coding for MKRTKQIDIRRALALAGAFNFLFSCARACLLPFLTLYFRQLGLTPAMTGMVVGTRHLLSLAWTPVASLLSKHYDKRRVVMHGSLVCSAAAALVLLLVPTTDVGARAGGCNVSELSSGPPQSLGGDLLWSSVSPSAPSARPHTTINLAPVSQSVVTTTANTLSNVTTTLNHHDISHPQLATKTTSAVVNDSAGEPRVHSSLMTNTSAAAPVRSKRSKVISEEQLGEKRTEENERSFDFLGSLKVMDTQHQLFFLLLIIVSVWEIAAAPLEWTADDGLYEYLDSADASDRYGSTGVWGVLGAACGVGGAGLLVSQLSCLTAGGIPRGGVHFYCYAALAAACLPVAAHLPLLPNKKRDKANGLLKAARLVHGSPRAQLCAVTCLLVGVAGSAVDNFLLWQMQDHGSSELHMGLSLALALLSQAAFPLLAGRVSKLLSPGRVLAAGAACLGLQCIYFSFLWGPWAAAPAQVLSCFSSGALWWAVGLQCEDVATPGAERSVRRLYGALSLQLGSGLGSFAGGFVVQRFGLTWLFRGAAVCVMAWCACLPLLQWKAPRQRRINYSRLLAADASEASDSGSEQERDWLEKAMDDDRSNNNNYGRRINR
- the pik3r6b gene encoding LOW QUALITY PROTEIN: phosphoinositide 3-kinase regulatory subunit 6 (The sequence of the model RefSeq protein was modified relative to this genomic sequence to represent the inferred CDS: substituted 1 base at 1 genomic stop codon), with the translated sequence MILIFLASVALSTVESSMYNTVQALLKELSSQSAQEKGLIRWSLQKKLEANPSCSVSLIRVLVKELYKQIQFNKTRSYTHTIPVLHTLYYVVMQSGAMIPTSVYQTVYECLMKLLLLPSPYSAVALCTLRSIKMEMTTPGSLYHRRVTAEQNLKNEHFFLQEKVFVLADPAVFSAPLEAAVRTHLEASSFLRNTSTMEKSVMLHVLQTGLGTTCQSSRLAQALEALKEHMVETFFQEVGQAVEKSLKHGAGGRASYLNRLQQIYRDILTASKEGVYPALXRTKLAHGSASSTTMPYPEINFLLWGDEEDLWDLLANFAMCCGSTSTTFDEEEKHKRDSGRSEDSGIERDLKESDFDDTAQPASINPVPAFTRRNAFKTMKTARKLSLMSKRQEMFPGGSLLFNEDSRRHTARVVVLGDDRVLGRLTRAYHSIRERESKNLILTKTLNLRLYYIPVTDVAPSVSSPNSQCENEGRLSLASLLGKVDTWYHSNINSLGAAISKLGGKQFNPREPLEPNVFLLDSLCYYLRCGTQPVNLPLYSVKMTYSDRDVVEKVFVSHLEVDIPEFRHLKEKSSKEPSLRRKKPTVEVFGSVISVSYREISLSKREVRKAQAPMTCGVVITSQPAAVTSGEDHLSVKFHSVNPGNNTTIQTQNISISALQHRTLTVCLDKDSRSTYTDVQRVEISPCLDPRCSIGSRSEQELLFSKYLDKVLYLPINTFTGVTP